A window from Triticum aestivum cultivar Chinese Spring chromosome 6D, IWGSC CS RefSeq v2.1, whole genome shotgun sequence encodes these proteins:
- the LOC123144808 gene encoding 40S ribosomal protein S11: MAEQTEKAFLKQPKVFLCSKKTTKGNNKPGKEGNRFWKSVGLGFKTPKEAIEGTYIDKKCPFTGTVSIRGRIIAGTCHSAKMNRTIIVRRNYLHYVKKYQRYEKRHSNIPAHISPCFRVREGDHVIIGQCRPLSKTVRFNVLKVVPAGSKSGAVKKAFTGA; this comes from the exons ATGGCGGAGCAG ACTGAGAAGGCTTTCCTGAAGCAGcccaaggtgttcctctg CTCAAAGAAGACCACAAAGGGGAACAATAAGCCTGGCAAGGAGGGTAACAGGTTCTGGAAGAGTGTTGGCCTTGGTTTCAAGACTCCCAAGGAAGCCATTGAGG GAACCTACATTGATAAGAAGTGCCCATTCACTGGCACTGTGTCAATTAGAGGTCGCATCATTGCTGGAACATGTCATAGTGCTAAAATGAACAGGACTATCATTGTTCGTAGGAACTACCTTCACTATGTCAAAAAATACCAGAG GTATGAGAAGAGGCACTCCAACATCCCTGCCCACATTTCCCCTTGCTTCCGTGTGAGAGAAGGAGATCACGTGATCATTGGCCAGTGCAG GCCGCTGTCCAAGACAGTGCGGTTCAATGTGTTGAAGGTCGTCCCGGCAGGGTCAAAGAGTGGTGCGGTGAAGAAGGCATTCACCGGTGCTTGA